A genome region from Musa acuminata AAA Group cultivar baxijiao chromosome BXJ3-5, Cavendish_Baxijiao_AAA, whole genome shotgun sequence includes the following:
- the LOC103985131 gene encoding U-box domain-containing protein 4 — protein sequence MEMGIPSNYRYMGRSYSDGGDSSGAFSDCNSDRSGEFPSYGSPTSSSSSSSGGGGLQRLLVACAADYSDEVVRGLISDLESPAATVESQRRAAMELRLLAKHNPENRLRIVAAGAVGPLVALLSHPDPLLQEHGVTAILNLSLCEENKTLIAAAGAIRPLVRALRTGTPAARENAACALVRLAQLDDLRAAIGRYGAIPPLVALLESSAPRGKKDAATALFTLLASRENKIRAVEAGIVRPLLDLMADPESGMVDKAAYVLHAVVEVAEGRAAAVEEYGVPVLVEMVETGTPRQKEIAVRSLFEICRESAIYRKMVAHEGAIPPLVALSQSGTKKAKEKAEALIELLRQPRTADVSHY from the exons ATGGAGATGGGCATCCCCTCGAACTACCGGTACATGGGGCGGAGCTACAGCGACGGCGGCGACTCCTCCGGCGCTTTCAGCGACTGCAACAGCGATCGTTCCGGCGAGTTCCCCTCCTACGGATCTCCCACatcttcctcctcgtcctcctctggCGGAGGCGGCCTGCAGCGGCTCCTTGTTGCCTGCGCCGCTGATTACTCGGACGAGGTGGTGCGCGGGCTCATCTCCGACCTTGAGTCCCCGGCCGCCACCGTCGAGTCCCAGCGACGCGCCGCCATGGAGCTCCGCCTCCTCGCGAAGCACAACCCCGAGAACCGGCTGCGCATCGTCGCCGCCGGCGCGGTCGGCCCCCTCGTCGCGCTGCTCTCCCACCCTGACCCCCTGCTGCAGGAGCACGGCGTAACCGCCATTCTGAACCTCTCCCTTTGCGAGGAGAACAAGACCCTGATCGCCGCCGCCGGCGCCATCCGACCCCTCGTTCGCGCACTCCGCACCGGCACCCCCGCCGCCCGCGAGAACGCCGCCTGCGCCCTCGTCCGCCTCGCCCAGCTCGACGACCTCCGCGCCGCCATCGGCCGCTACGGTGCTATCCCGCCCCTCGTGGCCCTCCTCGAGTCCAGCGCTCCCCGCGGGAAGAAGGACGCCGCCACCGCCCTCTTCACACTGCTTGCTTCCCGCGAGAACAAAATCCGGGCCGTCGAGGCTGGGATTGTCCGGCCGCTGCTGGACCTGATGGCCGACCCGGAATCCGGGATGGTCGATAAAGCGGCGTACGTGCTGCACGCGGTGGTGGAGGTGGCGGAGGGccgagcggcggcggtggaggagtaCGGTGTTCCCGTGCTGGTGGAGATGGTAGAGACGGGCACGCCACGGCAGAAGGAGATCGCCGTCCGCTCCCTCTTCGAGATCTGCCGGGAGAGCGCCATCTACCGCAAGATGGTCGCCCACGAGGGCGCCATCCCTCCTCTCGTCGCCCTCTCCCAGTCCGGCACCAAGAAAGCCAAGGAGAAG GCGGAGGCGTTGATTGAGCTACTGCGGCAACCGAGGACGGCCGACGTGTCACACTATTAA